One Saccharomyces eubayanus strain FM1318 chromosome VIII, whole genome shotgun sequence genomic window carries:
- the OSH7 gene encoding oxysterol-binding protein related protein OSH7: protein MALGKLKNMSPLINSSHSSINGTSNGANAKPNGADTDDIDENDESGQSILFNIISQLKPGCDLSRITLPTFILEKKSMLERITNQLQFPDVLLEAHSNGNELQRFVKVVAWYLAGWHIGPRAVKKPLNPILGEHFTAYWDLANKQQAFYIAEQTSHHPPESAYFYMIPESNIRVDGVVIPKSRFLGNSSAAMMEGLTVLRFLDIMDSNGKPEKYTLSQPNVYARGILFGKMRIELGDHMVITGPNYQVDIEFKTKGFISGTYDAIEGTIKDYNGKEYYQISGKWNDVIYIKDLREKSSKKTVLFDTHQHSPQGPKVRPLEEQGEYESRRLWKKVTDALAVRNHEVATEEKFQIENHQRGLAKKRTEDGVEFHPKLFRRAEPGEDLDYYIYKHIPEGMDKHEEQIRSILEIAPILPGQAFTEKFSIPAYKKHEIQNE from the coding sequence ATGGCTCTCGGTAAACTAAAGAATATGTCTCCCTTAATAAACAGCTCCCATAGCTCTATTAATGGTACCTCCAATGGTGCGAATGCGAAACCAAATGGGGCAGATACAGACGATATTGATGAGAATGATGAATCCGGTCAGAGCATTCtatttaatattatttcGCAACTAAAGCCCGGGTGTGATTTATCAAGAATTACTCTACCGACCTTTATCctggaaaagaaatcaatgTTGGAGAGGATCACCAATCAATTACAGTTTCCAGATGTTCTTTTGGAAGCCCATTCCAACGGAAATGAGCTGCAAAGATTTGTCAAGGTGGTCGCATGGTATTTGGCTGGATGGCACATTGGTCCCAGAGCTGTAAAGAAGCCATTGAATCCGATTCTTGGAGAACACTTCACGGCTTATTGGGATCTAGCTAATAAGCAACAGGCATTTTATATTGCAGAACAAACAAGTCACCATCCTCCTGAATCAGCATACTTTTACATGATCCCAGAATCGAACATTCGCGTTGATGGGGTTGTGATACCAAAATCAAGATTTTTAGGAAACTCAAGTGCCGCAATGATGGAAGGTCTAACTGTGTTACGGTTCCTTGATATCATGGATTCTAACGGTAAACCAGAGAAGTATACCCTGTCCCAACCAAATGTCTATGCAAGGGGTATTTTATTTGGTAAAATGAGGATTGAACTTGGGGATCATATGGTTATTACAGGTCCTAATTACCAAGTTGACATTGAATTTAAAACAAAGGGTTTTATTTCCGGTACTTATGACGCGATCGAAGGTACAATTAAGGATTACAATGGCAAGgaatattatcaaataaGTGGCAAATGGAATGATGTTATCTACATCAAAGACctaagagaaaaaagttcaaaaaagacTGTGCTTTTTGACACTCACCAACATTCTCCTCAGGGTCCAAAAGTACGTCCGTTGGAGGAACAGGGTGAATATGAATCTAGACGACTATGGAAGAAAGTTACTGATGCGCTAGCCGTTCGTAATCATGAGGTAGCCACTGAGGAAAAGTTTCAGATTGAAAATCACCAAAGAGGGCTGgctaagaaaagaactGAGGACGGTGTAGAGTTCCATCCGAAACTCTTTAGAAGAGCAGAACCAGGTGAAGATTTGGATTACTACATTTACAAACACATTCCTGAGGGAATGGATAAGCACGAAGAACAAATTAGAAgtattcttgaaattgCCCCCATTTTACCAGGACAAGCATTCACGGAAAAATTCTCTATTCCAGCTTACAAAAAGcatgaaattcaaaatgaatGA
- the QCR10 gene encoding ubiquinol--cytochrome-c reductase subunit 10, whose protein sequence is MAYTSKVSSKTGLHFGRISLRNLTAYAPNLMLWGGASMFALFVFTEGWPKFQDAIYKKIPLLGPTLEDHTPPEDKPN, encoded by the exons ATGGCA TACACATCTAAAGtctcttcaaaaacaggACTACATTTCGGTAGAATTTCTTTAAGAAATTTAACAGCTTATGCTCCAAACTTGATGCTATGGGGTGGGGCCAGTATGTTCGCTTTATTTGTGTTCACTGAAGGGTGGCCCAAATTCCAAGACGCCATATACAAAAAGATTCCATTGTTAGGACCTACATTGGAGGACCATACTCCACCAGAAGATAAGCCTAATTGA
- the LEU5 gene encoding coenzyme A transporter: MTRDNQDSNNRASPTNKSSAQKTPFDRNSFDYIVRSGLAGGISGSCAKTLIAPLDRIKILFQTSNPHYTKYAGSLVGLVEAAKHIWINDGIRGFFQGHSATLLRIFPYAAVKFVAYEQIRNTLIPSKEFESHWRRLVSGSLAGLCSVFITYPLDLVRVRLAYETEHKRVKLRKIIKKIYTEPASTTLIKNEHLPNWFCHWCNFYRGFVPTVLGMIPYAGVSFFAHDLLHDVLKSPFFAPYSVLELSEDDELERIQKKQRKPLRTWAELISGGLAGMASQTAAYPLEIIRRRLQVSALSPKNMYDHKFQSISEIAGIIYKERGLRGFFVGLSIGYIKVTPMVACSFFVYERMKWNLGI; this comes from the coding sequence ATGACGCGAGATAATCAAGATTCTAACAACAGGGCTAGCCCCACAAATAAGTCTAGTGCACAGAAGACACCGTTTGATAGGAACTCATTTGACTATATTGTACGATCAGGATTGGCCGGAGGTATATCAGGTTCATGTGCGAAAACATTAATTGCACCCTTAGatagaataaaaatcttATTCCAAACATCTAACCCTCATTATACAAAATATGCGGGCTCATTGGTAGGTTTAGTGGAAGCAGCCAAGCATATATGGATCAATGATGGTATAAGAGGGTTCTTTCAGGGACATTCGGCAACTCTACTAAGAATATTTCCCTATGCTGCTGTAAAATTCGTTGCTTACGAGCAGATTAGGAACACTTTAATTCCTTCGAAGGAGTTTGAATCGCATTGGAGAAGATTAGTGAGTGGTTCTTTGGCAGGGTTATGCAGCGTTTTCATTACGTACCCTTTGGATCTAGTGAGGGTTAGATTAGCATATGAGACAGAACATAAAAGAGTAAAGCTCAggaaaataatcaaaaaaatttacacGGAACCAGCTTCAACCAcactaataaaaaatgagcATCTACCCAACTGGTTTTGTCATTGGTGTAATTTTTACAGAGGTTTTGTTCCAACAGTACTCGGAATGATTCCATACGCAGGcgtatctttttttgcacATGATTTGCTGCATGACGTGCTGAAGAGTCCTTTCTTTGCGCCCTATTCTGTATTGGAACTctctgaagatgatgaactagaaagaatacaaaaaaagcagAGAAAGCCTTTGCGGACGTGGGCTGAATTGATCTCGGGTGGATTAGCAGGCATGGCATCTCAAACAGCCGCATATCCATTAGAAATCATTAGAAGAAGACTGCAAGTAAGTGCTTTATCgccaaaaaatatgtatgACCATAAATTCCAATCAATCTCTGAGATTGCTGGAATAATTTATAAGGAACGTGGGTTACGCGGATTTTTTGTAGGTCTAAGCATAGGTTACATCAAAGTGACGCCTATGGTTGCATGTAGTTTCTTCGTCTATGAAAGGATGAAATGGAATCTTGGCATTTGA
- the TCD1 gene encoding tRNA threonylcarbamoyladenosine dehydratase, whose translation MTNNTLKVIAATALLSVFSTRLAKAAWKEYTLSHAANKNKIASQPRQYDENLFREQLARNYAFLGEEGMRKVKEQFIVIVGAGELGSWVCTMLIRSGCQKVMIIDPEDISVESLNTHCCATLLDVGKPKVECLKEHLSKIAPWCEIKARTKAWTKENSEEFFFADGDSPTFIVDCLDNLESKVDLLEYAYNNKINVISSMGIATKSDPTRVSINDISMTEFDPISRCVRRKLRKRGIITGIPVVFSNEMLDPRRDDVLSSVDGEHCAINASRDEALRHLPELGTMPGIFGLSIATWILTKVSGYPMKKNEFKNRLKFHDGILETFQNQMARLNGGKDQSSVIGLKEVGYIVEEMFRGKSPISGYSTKLALTKWEPNKEVSLTNLVLLTKDEQEIHEERVLRDGNKLTDVYSSEVLNAIKRTFKEEEYYS comes from the coding sequence ATGACAAATAATACGCTGAAAGTAATTGCAGCTACGGCTCTTTTGTCAGTGTTTTCAACACGGTTAGCTAAGGCTGCATGGAAGGAGTATACGCTTTCACATGCGGctaacaagaacaagatcGCATCGCAACCTCGTCAATATGACGAAAACTTATTTAGGGAGCAACTAGCTCGTAACTACGCTTTTCTAGGGGAGGAAGGTATGAGAAAGGTCAAAGAACAATTCATAGTTATTGTTGGTGCTGGAGAATTGGGGTCCTGGGTATGTACAATGTTAATTCGCTCAGGATGTCAAAAAGTTATGATTATTGATCCGGAAGATATATCTGTTGAATCTTTGAATACACATTGCTGTGCAACATTATTAGATGTTGGAAAACCAAAAGTCGAGTGTTTGAAAGAGCATTTGTCCAAGATCGCTCCTTGGTGCGAAATAAAAGCAAGAACCAAAGCGTggaccaaagaaaattctgaagaattcttttttgcaGATGGCGATTCTCCAACTTTCATTGTGGATTGTCTAGATAATCTAGAATCTAAAGTAGATTTGTTGGAATATGCCtataataacaaaatcaatgtAATATCTTCTATGGGCATTGCCACTAAGTCTGATCCAACCCGTGTAAGTATAAATGACATCTCTATGACTGAATTTGACCCTATATCTCGTTGTGTAAGAAGAAAgttaagaaaaagaggGATTATCACAGGGATTCCGGTGGTTTTTAGCAATGAGATGCTTGATCCACGCAGGGACGATGTACTGTCCTCTGTAGATGGAGAGCACTGTGCTATCAATGCTAGTAGAGATGAAGCCCTGAGGCACTTACCGGAATTAGGAACCATGCCAGGCATTTTTGGTTTGAGTATTGCGACATGGATTTTGACGAAGGTTTCGGGATAcccaatgaagaaaaatgaattcaaGAATAGGCTAAAATTCCATGACGGCATACTAGAAACTTTCCAAAATCAGATGGCTCGATTAAATGGCGGTAAAGACCAATCATCTGTGATTGGGTTGAAAGAAGTCGGGTACATAGTTGAAGAAATGTTTAGAGGCAAATCTCCTATCAGCGGGTACTCTACAAAGCTAGCTCTAACAAAATGGGAACCTAACAAAGAGGTGTCTTTGACCaaccttgttcttttaaCGAAAGACGAACAAGAGATTCACGAAGAAAGGGTTTTGCGAGATGGCAACAAACTAACTGATGTTTATTCTAGTGAAGTTTTGAACGCTATAAAAAGGACtttcaaagaggaagagtATTATTCTTAG
- the NEM1 gene encoding Nem1-Spo7 phosphatase catalytic subunit NEM1, with translation MNALKYFSNHLITANKPKKTINVEVTKVQDSLSASNGTFDTRASNIENDHTVKAKHLRSSSTEGSNESKQDEKYNGPVSTKPKALSRILKEKIASILWAILLFLPYYLIIKPLMSLWFVFTFPLNVIERRVKHTDKRNKESGDSGHESSTDSSHSGDFNEKQDAENRNLNTIPEIVEDDLNAGDEIILQRDNVKGSLLKAADDAQSAKSKSRRYSKSETSLTNHSTANAVFGTKRMGRFLFPKKLIPKSILNTQKKKKLVIDLDETLIHSASRGTTHSNSSQAHLVEVKFGISGISTLYFIHKRPYCDLFLTKASKWYDLIIFTASMKEYADPVIDWLEGSFAASFSKRYYRSDCVLRDGVGYIKDLSIIKSSEENGKGSPLSSLDDVIIIDNSPVSYAMNVDNAIQVEGWISDPTDTDLLNLLPFLEAMRYSTDVRNILALKHGEKAFNMN, from the coding sequence ATGAATGCcctaaaatatttttcgAATCATTTAATAACTGCAAATAAACctaagaaaacaataaatgtTGAGGTGACAAAGGTCCAAGACTCACTTAGTGCTTCAAATGGGACTTTCGATACACGTGCCAGTAACATTGAAAACGATCACACCGTCAAAGCGAAACATCTGCGCAGCTCTTCCACAGAGGGTTCCAACGAATCCAagcaagatgaaaaatacaacGGTCCTGTTTCGACAAAGCCAAAAGCATTATCTCGTAttttaaaagagaaaattgcGTCAATTCTATGGGCAATACTACTTTTCCTTCCATATTACTTGATAATTAAACCTTTGATGTCTTTATGGTTCGTTTTTACCTTCCCATTAAACGTGATCGAACGTCGTGTGAAACATACTGATAAGAGGAATAAGGAATCAGGCGATAGTGGGCATGAGTCGTCTACAGATTCAAGTCATAGTGGTGATTTCAATGAGAAACAAGATGCTGAAAATCGGAATCTAAACACAATTCCTGAAATAGTGGAAGATGATTTGAACGCTGGTGATGAGATCATTCTACAAAGAGATAATGTTAAAGGTTCATTATTAAAGGCTGCAGATGACGCACAATCAGccaaatcaaaatcaagaaggTACTCTAAATCCGAAACATCACTTACCAATCATTCAACTGCTAATGCCGTATTTGGCACAAAACGTATGGGAAGGTTTTTGTTTCCGAAAAAGCTCATACCTAAATCAATATTAAAtacacaaaagaaaaagaaattggttATAGACCTTGACGAGACCTTAATTCATTCCGCTTCTCGAGGTACAACACATAGTAATTCTTCTCAGGCTCATCTAGTGGAAGTAAAGTTTGGAATAAGCGGAATTTCTacattatattttattcaCAAGAGACCCTATTGTGATTTGTTTTTAACAAAAGCTAGTAAATGGTACGACCTTATTATTTTTACAGCATCAATGAAAGAATATGCTGATCCTGTGATAGATTGGTTAGAAGGCTCCTTTGCAGCTAGTTTTTCGAAGAGATATTACCGTTCAGATTGTGTTTTGAGGGACGGTGTTGGCTACATCAAAGATCTAAGCATTATCAAGAGttctgaagaaaatgggaAAGGCAGTCCTCTGTCTTCTTTGGATGACGTAATTATCATAGATAACAGTCCCGTAAGTTACGCGATGAATGTAGATAACGCAATTCAAGTAGAAGGTTGGATAAGTGACCCGACGGATACGGACCTACTAAACCTATTGCCATTTTTGGAAGCTATGAGATACTCAACCGATGTCAGGAATATACTGGCACTGAAACATGGAGAAAAGGCATTCAATATGAACTAG
- the GPA1 gene encoding guanine nucleotide-binding protein subunit alpha produces MGCTVSTQALDDESDPFLQNKRANDAIEQSLQLEKQRDKNEIKLLLLGAGESGKSTVLKQLKLLHQGGFSHQERLQYAQVIWADAIQSMKILIIQARKLGIQLDCDDPVNNKDLFACKRILLKAKALDYINASVAGGSEFLNDYVLKYSERHETKRRVQSTGRAKAAFDEDGNIANKRSDIANGDDTVAGSDEDNKNSSSRLNLQDICKDLNQEGDERMFVKKTSRESQLQNKGNFIHEDIAKAIKQLWSNDKGIKQCFARSNEFQLEGSAAYYFDNIEKFASPNYVCTDEDILKGRIKTTGITETEFNIGSSKFKVLDAGGQRSERKKWIHCFEGITAVLFVLAMSEYDQMLFEDERVNRMHESIMLFDTLLNSKWFKDTPFILFLNKIDLFEEKVKSMPIRKYFPDYQGRVGDAEAGLKYFEKIFLSLNKTNKPIYVKRTCATDTQTMKFVLSAVTDLIIQQNLKKSGII; encoded by the coding sequence ATGGGTTGCACAGTGAGCACACAAGCACTGGATGACGAAAGTGATCCGTTTCTACAGAATAAAAGAGCCAATGATGCTATTGAGCAATCATTGCAATTAGAGAAACAGCgtgataaaaatgaaataaaactgTTACTGTTAGGTGCTGGTGAATCGGGTAAATCGACAGTTCTGAAACAGTTGAAGCTGTTGCATCAAGGCGGTTTCTCCCATCAAGAAAGATTACAGTACGCTCAAGTGATATGGGCAGATGCTATACAATCAATGAAAATTCTGATTATTCAGGCAAGAAAATTGGGTATCCAACTAGATTGTGATGATCCAGTCAATAACAAAGATTTATTTGCATGTAAAAGAATATTGTTGAAAGCTAAAGCTTTAGATTATATTAACGCCAGCGTTGCTGGAGGttctgaatttttgaatgattaTGTACTGAAATATTCTGAAAGGCACGAAACCAAGAGGCGTGTTCAAAGTACTGGAAGAGCAAAAGCAGCTTTCGATGAGGACGGAAATATTGCTAATAAAAGGAGCGATATTGCGAACGGTGATGATACAGTGGCAGGTAGCGATGAAGACAATAAAAACAGTAGTAGTAGGCTCAATCTACAGGACATTtgtaaagatttgaatCAAGAAGGCGATGAACGGATGTTTGTTAAAAAAACGTCAAGAGAAAGTCAATTGCAAAACAAAGGGAATTTTATTCACGAGGACATCGCTAAGGCCATAAAGCAACTTTGGAGTAATGACAAAGGTATTAAACAGTGTTTCGCACGTTCCAACGAATTTCAGTTAGAAGGATCGGCAGCGTATTATTTCGATAATATTGAGAAATTTGCTAGCCCGAATTATGTCTGTACAGACGAGGACATCTTAAAGGGCCGTATAAAGACTACGGGTATTACAGAAACTGAATTCAACATTGGTTcttccaaattcaaagttctTGATGCTGGTGGACAGCGTTCTGAACGTAAAAAGTGGATTCACTGTTTTGAAGGAATTACTGCAGTTCTATTTGTCTTAGCGATGAGTGAGTATGACCAAATGCtgtttgaagatgaaagagTCAACAGAATGCATGAATCAATAATGTTATTCGACACATTATTGAATTCCAAGTGGTTTAAAGATACACCATTCATCCTATTTTTAAACAAGATTGATCTattcgaagaaaaagtgaaaagcATGCCCATAAGAAAATACTTCCCTGACTATCAAGGTCGTGTTGGCGATGCAGAAGCGGGcttgaaatattttgaaaagatattCTTAAGCTTGAATAAGACAAATAAACCAATTTATGTGAAACGAACATGTGCTACCGATACCCAAACCATGAAATTCGTTTTGAGCGCCGTCACTGATCTGATAATTCAGCAGAATTTAAAGAAGAGTGGTATTATATGA
- the TIM10 gene encoding protein transporter TIM10: MSFLGFGGGQPQLSSQQKIQAAEAELDLVTDMFNKLVNNCYKKCINTSYSEGELNKNESTCLDRCVAKYFETNVQVGENMQKMGQSFNTAGKF; this comes from the coding sequence ATGTCTTTCCTAGGATTCGGCGGCGGTCAACCTCAGTTATCATCCCAGCAAAAGATTCAAGCTGCGGAGGCTGAATTGGATTTAGTTACTGATATGTTTAATAAGTTGGTTAACAACTGTTATAAGAAATGTATCAATACTTCCTACTCCGAGGGTGAACTAAACAAGAACGAATCTACGTGCTTAGACAGGTGTGTGGCTAAATACTTTGAAACCAACGTTCAGGTCGGTGAAAATATGCAAAAAATGGGCCAGTCCTTTAACACGGCAGGTAAATTTTAG
- the STP2 gene encoding Stp2p produces MPILSLSSTRDNVFAKIYDYLKVLVQQVIVPHLEDEKSQKRTPSVKSEATIQEHSHKDYSAPKDPKESDPSDVCQLFPSQNNNQLSVTSKSSVVPCALNFESLQTPFSIDVDENGTVRTQLNLGETISQGPINNDLTKSQNDLLSSPLLDESYINNEQYKALFPSSFLPITPISNVITPASKKSVDNSPLSDGVQGATHESSETLPYICHYCDSRFRIRGYLTRHIKKHAKRKAYHCPFFDGSISQELRCHNSGGFSRRDTYKTHLKSRHFNYPEGIKPQCRNKSSGACAQCGEYFSSSESWVETHIEAGSCKGLPEGYSERIREKKKTSKMKMIKTLDGQTRFISSEESVLEPRGLLNGNPTEAAVINAKQSHRDDTLPTKTGGNEIATNTQWFEHKQIPKPSQTTTKLESQVTTDIQNSKNAPIISPPIMSPQDTSLVAQEYQSSKYTLHMGSPALSSVSSALSPLSGDPIASAESDKLYPLDSEQSFLESDGMDEHTIGHLQKSNMISINEILEKQMNFELLGRNHLKETQDYLALYKKASGAEF; encoded by the coding sequence ATGCCTATCCTATCACTATCCTCAACACGGGACAACGTGTTTGCAAAAATATACGATTATCTCAAGGTATTAGTTCAACAGGTGATTGTGCCCCATTTAGAGGATGAGAAGTCGCAAAAACGTACTCCTTCCGTCAAAAGTGAAGCCACCATACAGGAACACTCTCACAAAGACTATTCTGCTCCCAAAGATCCCAAAGAGAGCGACCCGAGTGATGTTTGCCAGTTATTTCCCAGCCAGAATAACAATCAGTTGAGCGTGAcgtcaaaatcatcagTTGTTCCTTGCGCTTTGAACTTTGAAAGCCTGCAAACACCCTTTTCTATTGACGTGGATGAAAACGGCACCGTAAGAACGCAATTGAACTTGGGTGAAACAATTTCACAGGGTCCTATTAACAATGACCTAACAAAGTCACAGAATGATTTGTTAAGCTCACCCTTACTCGATGAATCCTACATAAATAATGAACAGTATAAAGCCCTTTTCCCCTCTAGCTTTCTTCCGATAACACCTATAAGTAATGTGATTACCCCTgcatcaaagaaaagtgtTGACAACTCTCCGCTATCCGATGGCGTTCAGGGTGCTACCCACGAATCGTCCGAAACTTTGCCATACATATGCCACTACTGTGATTCCAGGTTCCGAATTAGAGGGTACCTAACACGGCATATAAAAAAGCATGCCAAAAGGAAAGCTTACCACTGTCCATTTTTTGATGGCAGTATCTCACAAGAGTTGCGCTGCCACAATTCAGGTGGGTTCAGCAGAAGAGATACGTACAAGACACACCTGAAATCTAGACACTTCAACTATCCAGAAGGTATTAAGCCTCAATGCCGTAACAAATCTTCTGGAGCGTGTGCTCAATGCGGAGAGTATTTTAGCAGCAGTGAGAGTTGGGTGGAAACCCACATTGAAGCTGGAAGTTGCAAGGGGTTACCAGAAGGATACTCAGAGAGAATACgagagaagaagaagacgtccaaaatgaaaatgataaagacCTTAGACGGCCAAACAAGATTCATTTCTTCAGAGGAAAGTGTTCTTGAACCAAGAGGGTTACTAAATGGAAATCCCACGGAAGCAGCAGTAATAAATGCCAAGCAGTCCCACAGAGACGACACCCTGCCGACAAAAACAGGGGGAAATGAAATCGCTACGAACACTCAATGGTTCGAACACAAACAAATCCCCAAACCTTCGCAAACTACAACGAAATTAGAATCACAGGTAACTACGGATATTCAAAACTCCAAAAATGCGCCAATTATATCTCCCCCCATCATGTCACCTCAAGACACATCTCTTGTAGCCCAGGAATATCaatcatcaaaatataCACTACATATGGGCTCCCCAGCCTTATCCTCCGTTTCATCAGCATTATCTCCACTTTCAGGGGACCCAATCGCAAGTGCGGAATCAGACAAACTATACCCATTAGACTCGGAGCAATCGTTTTTAGAATCGGACGGGATGGACGAGCACACAATTGGCCACCTACAGAAGAGTAACATGATCTCCATAAACGAGATATTAGAAAAGCAAATGAATTTCGAGTTACTAGGGCGAAATCACTTGAAGGAAACGCAAGATTATTTAGCTTTATACAAGAAGGCTAGTGGGGCCGAATTTTAG
- the ERG11 gene encoding sterol 14-demethylase — translation MSATKSIVAEALEYVNIGLSHFMGLPLAQRISLVIIAPFIYNIVWQLLYSLRKDRPPLVFYWIPWVGSAVTYGMKPYEFFEQCQKKYGDIFSFVLLGRVMTVYLGPKGHEFVFNAKLADVSAEAAYAHLTTPVFGKGVIYDCPNSRLMEQKKFVKGALSKEAFKSYVPLIAEEVYKYFRDSKNFRMNEKSSGTIDVMITQPEMTIFTASRSLLGKEMRQKLDTDFAYLFSDLDKGFTPINFVFPNLPLEHYRKRDHAQKAISGTYMSLIKERRKNNDIQDRDLIDSLMKNSTYKDGVKMTDQEIANLLIGVLMGGQHTSAATSAWILLHLAERPDVQEELYEEQMRVLDGGKKELTYDLLEQMPFLNQTIKETLRLHHPLHSLFRKVMKDMHVPNSSYVIPEGYHVLVSPGYTHLRDEYFPHAHEFNIHRWNNDASSSYSVGEEIDYGFGAISKGVTSPYLPFGGGRHRCIGEHFAYCQLGVLMSIFIRTMKWRFPEGKSVPSPDFTSMVTLPIGPAKIIWEKRNPEQKI, via the coding sequence ATGTCTGCTACCAAGTCAATCGTTGCAGAGGCTTTGGAATACGTTAACATTGGTTTGAGCCATTTTATGGGCTTACCATTGGCCCaaagaatttctttggtCATAATAGCTCCATTTATCTACAATATCGTATGGCAATTACTATAttctttgagaaaagaCCGTCCACCTCTAGTTTTCTACTGGATTCCATGGGTCGGTAGTGCCGTTACGTACGGTATGAAGCCATACGAATTCTTCGAGCAATGCCAAAAGAAATACGGTGATATTTTCTCGTTTGTTCTATTAGGTAGAGTCATGACTGTTTATTTAGGTCCAAAGGGTCACgaatttgttttcaacgCTAAATTGGCTGACGTTTCCGCCGAAGCTGCTTACGCTCATTTGACTACCCCAGTTTTCGGTAAAGGTGTTATCTACGATTGTCCAAACTCTAGATTAATGGAACAAAAGAAGTTTGTTAAAGGTGCTTTGTCCAAGGAAGCTTTCAAGTCTTACGTCCCATTGATTGCTGAAGAAGTTTACAAGTACTTCAGAGATTCCAAGAACTTCCGTatgaatgaaaaatcttcaGGTACCATTGACGTCATGATTACCCAACCAGAAATGACCATTTTCACTGCTTCAAGATCTTTGTTAGGTAAGGAAATGAGACAGAAATTGGACACCGACTTTGCTTACTTGTTCAGTGACTTGGATAAGGGTTTCACCCCAATCAATTTCGTCTTTCCAAACTTGCCATTAGAACACTACAGAAAGAGAGACCATGCTCAAAAGGCTATTTCCGGTACTTACATGTCTTTGATtaaggaaagaagaaagaataacGATATTCAAGACAGAGATTTGATTGATTCCTTGATGAAGAACTCTACTTACAAGGACGGTGTCAAGATGACTgatcaagaaattgctaACTTGTTAATTGGTGTCCTTATGGGTGGTCAACATACTTCTGCTGCCACTTCTGCCTGGATTTTGTTGCACTTGGCTGAAAGACCAGATgttcaagaagaattatACGAGGAACAAATGCGTGTTTTGGACGGCGGTAAGAAAGAATTGACTTATGATTTACTAGAACAAATGCCATTTTTGAACCAAACTATCAAGGAAACTTTGAGATTGCACCATCCATTGCACTCTTTGTTCCGTAAGGTCATGAAAGATATGCACGTTCCAAACAGTTCTTATGTCATTCCAGAAGGCTACCACGTTTTGGTTTCCCCCGGTTACACTCATTTAAGAGACGAATATTTCCCACACGCCCATGAATTCAACATCCACCGTTGGAACAACGATGCCTCCTCTTCTTACTCTGTTGGTGAAGAAATCGATTACGGTTTCGGTGCCATTTCCAAGGGTGTTACTTCCCCATACTTGCCTTTCGGTGGTGGTAGACATAGATGTATTGGTGAGCATTTTGCTTACTGTCAATTAGGTGTTTTGATGTCTATCTTCATTAGAACTATGAAATGGCGTTTCCCAGAAGGTAAGAGTGTCCCATCTCCTGATTTCACATCTATGGTTACTCTTCCAATTGGTCCAGCCAAGATTATCTGGGAAAAGAGAAACCCAGAACAAAAGATCTAA